A window of the Falco biarmicus isolate bFalBia1 chromosome 10, bFalBia1.pri, whole genome shotgun sequence genome harbors these coding sequences:
- the BLCAP gene encoding bladder cancer-associated protein, translating to MYCLQWLLPVLLIPKPLNPALWFSHSMFMGFYLLSFLLERKPCTICALVFLAALFLICYSCWGNCFLYHCTGSQLPESAHDPSIVGT from the coding sequence aTGTACTGCCTGCAGTGGTTGTTACCTGTCCTGCTCATACCCAAGCCCCTCAACCCAGCATTGTGGTTCAGTCACTCGATGTTCATGGGCTTCTACCTGCTCAGTTTCCTCTTGGAACGGAAACCTTGCACGATTTGTGCCTTGGTCTTCCTGGCAGCTCTATTCCTCAtctgctacagctgctggggGAACTGCTTCTTGTATCACTGCACAGGATCCCAGCTGCCAGAATCGGCTCATGATCCCAGCATAGTGGGCACCTAG
- the PIGT gene encoding GPI transamidase component PIG-T encodes MLAAVLLLLLLLAAGPGRAGAGRARRDALREELLLSPLPAGDVAATFQFRTRWDADLQRGAVSHYRLFPKALGQLVAALGVRELHLALTQGFWRTRAWGQPPLQAPAGAELWVWFQPTVTDVDKAWKELSNILSGIFCASLNFIDSTNTVTPTASFKPLGLANGTDHHLLRYAVLPREVVCTENLTPWKKLLPCGSKAGLAVLLKAERLFHSSYHSQAVHIRPICRDASCLAVSWELRQTLTVVFDTFSSGQGKKDWSLFKMFSRTLTDACPLASQSKVYVDISPKNKEKELLEVTPPPTSVHEAIVQGDKRTYAVYDLLSPSLFNTSRSLNVQLKWKRPQDSSELPTPILHAQRYVSGYGLQTGEISTLIYNTHPYRAFPVILLETVPWYLRLYVHTLTIITKGKENKPSYIHYQPAQDRRRPHLLEMLIQLPANSVTKITIQFERALLKWTEYTPDPNHGFYVSSSVLSALVPSVIAMKDVDVEQSPLFTSLFPSSDGSSYFVRLYTEPLLVNLPTPDFSMPYNVICLTCTVVAVCYGSFYNLLTRTFHVEEPSRGGLAKRLANVIRKFRGVPPL; translated from the exons ATGTTGGCggcggtgctgctgctgctgctgcttctggcgGCGGGGCcagggcgggcgggcgcggggcgggcgcggcgggacGCGCTGcgggaggagctgctgctgagcccgctgcccgccggcgaCGTGGCCGCCACCTTCCAGTTCCGTACGCGGTGGGACGCCGACCTGCAGCGCGGCGCAG TCTCTCACTACAGGCTCTTCCCGAAGGCGCTGGGGCAGCTGGTGGCGGCGCTGGGTGTGCGGGAGCTCCACCTCGCCCTCACCCAGGGCTTCTGGCGCACCCGGGCCTGGGGGCAGCCACCCCTCCAGGCacctgctggtgctgagctctgGGTCTGGTTCCAGCCCACCGTCACCGA TGTTGACAAAGCCTGGAAAGAACTGAGTAACATTCTCTCAGGAATATTCTGTGCTTCTCTCAACTTCATTGACTCAACCAACACAGTCACTCCAACAGCATCCTTCAAACCCCTGGGCTTAGCCAACG GGACAGATCACCATCTCCTGCGATACGCCGTCCTGCCCCGGGAGGTTGTCTGCACAGAGAACCTCACACCTTGGAAGAAGCTGCTCCCATGTGGCTCAAAG gCTGGGCTTGCCGTGCTGCTGAAGGCCGAGCGCTTGTTCCACAGCAGCTACCACTCGCAGGCAGTGCACATCCGCCCCATCTGCAGG GatgcctcctgcctggctgtgtcctgggAGCTCAGACAGACCCTTACTGTGGTGTTCGACACCTTTTCCAGTGGCCAAGGAAAGAAAG ACTGGTCCCTCTTTAAGATGTTCTCTCGCACACTTACTGACGCATGTCCCCTGGCATCACAGAGCAAAGTCTACGTTGACATCTCCCCTAAGAACAAG GAGAAGGAGCTACTGGAAGTGACCCCCCCTCCAACATCTGTACATGAAGCTATTGTCCAGGGAGACAAGAGAACCTATGCTGTCTATGACCTGCTGAGCCCCTCACTCTTCAATACGTCTCGCAGCCTTAATGTGCAGCTGAAGTGGAAGCGGCCCCAAGACAGCT CCGAACTGCCGACACCCATACTCCATGCTCAGCGCTACGTGAGTGGATACGGGCTGCAGACCGGAGAGATCAGCACTCTCATCTACAACACCCACCCGTACCGGGCCTTCCCCGTGATTCTGCTGGAGACCGTGCCGTGGTATCTGCGGCTCTATGTGCACACTCTGACTATCAtcacaaagggaaaggaaaacaagccaA GTTACATCCACTACCAGCCAGCCCAGGACCGGAGACGGCCTCACCTCTTGGAAATGCTGATCCAGCTGCCAGCCAACTCTGTAACCAAGATCACAATCCAGTTTGAGAGGGCCTTATTGAAGTGGACAGAGTACACACCTGACCCCAATCATGGCTTTTACGTCAG CTCATCTGTGCTTAGTGCTCTGGTGCCCAGCGTCATTGCGATGAAGGACGTGGATGTGGAGCAGAGCCCTCTCTTCACCTCACT GTTTCCTTCCTCTGATGGCTCCAGCTATTTTGTGCGCCTGTACACTGAGCCACTGCTGGTGAACTTGCCAACGCCAGACTTCAGCATGCCCTATAACGTCATCTGCCTGACCTGCACTGTGGTGGCAGTGTGCTACGGCTCCTTCTACAACCTACTGACTAGAACATTTCATGTGGAAGAGCCAAGCCGGGGTGGGCTGGCCAAGCGGCTGGCCAACGTCATCCGCAAATTCAGGGGTGTGCCCCCCCTCTGA